A single Comamonas sp. NLF-1-9 DNA region contains:
- the nuoI gene encoding NADH-quinone oxidoreductase subunit NuoI, translating into MAAVAEESSTFVLKDFLKSFMLWEIAKGMILTGRYAFRRKVTLEYPEEHTPLSPRFRGLHALRRYDNGEERCIACKLCEAICPALAITIESIQREDGTRRTTRYDIDLTKCIFCGFCEESCPTDSIVETHILEYHGEKRGDLYFTKEMLLAVGDRYEPEIAAARAADAKYR; encoded by the coding sequence ATGGCTGCCGTTGCTGAAGAAAGCTCGACCTTCGTGCTCAAGGACTTTCTCAAGAGCTTCATGCTCTGGGAAATCGCCAAGGGCATGATCCTGACCGGGCGCTATGCCTTTCGCCGCAAGGTCACGCTCGAATACCCCGAAGAGCACACGCCGCTGTCGCCGCGTTTTCGCGGCCTGCACGCGCTGCGCCGCTACGACAACGGTGAAGAGCGCTGCATCGCCTGCAAGCTCTGCGAAGCGATCTGCCCGGCGCTGGCGATCACCATCGAGTCCATCCAGCGCGAGGACGGCACGCGCCGCACCACGCGCTACGACATCGATCTGACCAAGTGCATCTTCTGCGGCTTCTGCGAAGAAAGCTGCCCGACCGACTCCATCGTCGAGACGCACATCCTGGAATACCACGGCGAAAAACGCGGCGATCTCTACTTCACCAAGGAGATGCTGCTGGCCGTGGGCGATCGCTACGAGCCCGAGATTGCCGCCGCCAGGGCGGCCGATGCGAAGTACCGCTGA
- the nuoK gene encoding NADH-quinone oxidoreductase subunit NuoK encodes MSLTLGHYLTLAALLFAISVVGIFLNRKNLIVLLMAIEMMLLSVNINFVAFSHYLGDLAGQVFVFFILTVAASEAAIGLAILVLLFRNKSSIDAEDINTLKG; translated from the coding sequence ATGAGCCTGACACTGGGCCATTACCTGACGCTGGCGGCCTTGCTGTTCGCCATTTCCGTGGTCGGCATCTTCCTCAACCGCAAGAACCTGATCGTCTTGCTGATGGCCATCGAAATGATGCTGCTGTCGGTGAACATCAACTTCGTCGCGTTTTCCCACTATCTGGGCGACCTGGCGGGGCAGGTTTTCGTGTTCTTCATCCTGACCGTGGCCGCATCCGAGGCGGCCATCGGGCTGGCGATTCTGGTCTTGCTGTTCCGCAACAAGTCCAGCATCGATGCCGAGGACATCAACACGCTCAAGGGCTGA
- the nuoL gene encoding NADH-quinone oxidoreductase subunit L, with translation MSSTLTASTLLAVPLAPLAGALLAGVFGTALGGNRFGRGVSHSVTILGVFIAFVLSVMTLSAVVNDGARFDQTIYTWMSVGSFKMEVGFLIDPLTALMMSVVTFVSLMVHIYTIGYMADDEGYNRFFAYISLFTFSMLMLVMSNNFLQLFFGWEAVGLVSYLLIGFWFKRPTAIFANLKAFMVNRVGDFGFILGIALVWSYTGTVHYKEVFAQAPQLATMLFPGTQWMLLTVTCICLFIGAMGKSAQFPLHIWLPDSMEGPTPISALIHAATMVTAGIFMVARMSPLFELSEAALSFVLVIGSITALFMGLVGIVQNDIKRVVAYSTLSQLGYMTVALGVSAYSAGIFHLMTHAFFKALLFLGSGSVIIAMHHNQDMRWMGGLRKYMPITWITFLLGTLALVATPFFSGFYSKDTIIEATAESLLPGAGFAHFAVVAGVFVTALYSFRAYFMVFHGPERYDQNPEPHHDHDAHGHGSDKPHETPWVITVPLILLAIPSVVIGYPYIEPMLYGNFFGESIQVLAAHPTMELLKQGFHGPMAMALHAVQTLPFWLALAGFAVAYYCYMVNTALPAKAANALKPVYTLLVNKFYIDWINENIIMRGARMLGTGLWKGADQAVIDGAVVNGSWRGIGWFAGVARWVQSGYLFHYALVMILGVLALMTYFVWLNK, from the coding sequence ATGAGTTCAACCCTAACCGCTTCAACGCTGCTGGCCGTGCCGCTGGCACCGCTGGCCGGCGCGCTCCTGGCGGGCGTCTTCGGCACGGCGCTCGGTGGCAACCGTTTTGGCCGTGGCGTCTCGCATTCGGTCACCATTCTGGGCGTGTTCATCGCCTTCGTGCTGTCGGTGATGACGCTGTCGGCGGTGGTCAACGACGGCGCGCGCTTCGATCAGACCATCTACACCTGGATGAGCGTGGGCTCGTTCAAGATGGAGGTGGGTTTTCTCATCGACCCGCTGACCGCGCTGATGATGTCGGTGGTTACCTTCGTGTCGCTGATGGTGCACATCTACACCATAGGCTACATGGCGGACGACGAAGGGTACAACCGCTTTTTTGCCTACATCTCGCTGTTCACTTTCTCCATGCTCATGCTGGTCATGAGCAACAACTTCCTGCAGCTGTTCTTCGGCTGGGAGGCGGTGGGCCTGGTGTCCTACCTGTTGATCGGTTTCTGGTTCAAGCGGCCCACGGCGATCTTCGCCAACCTCAAGGCCTTCATGGTCAACCGCGTAGGCGATTTCGGCTTCATCCTCGGCATTGCGCTGGTCTGGTCCTACACCGGCACCGTGCACTACAAGGAGGTGTTCGCACAGGCGCCGCAACTGGCGACGATGCTGTTCCCCGGCACGCAGTGGATGCTGCTCACCGTCACCTGCATCTGCCTGTTCATCGGTGCCATGGGCAAGTCGGCGCAGTTCCCGCTGCACATCTGGCTGCCCGACTCGATGGAAGGGCCGACGCCGATCTCCGCACTGATCCACGCCGCGACCATGGTCACGGCCGGCATCTTCATGGTCGCGCGCATGTCGCCGCTCTTCGAGCTGTCGGAGGCGGCGCTGAGTTTCGTGCTGGTCATCGGCTCGATCACAGCGCTGTTCATGGGCCTCGTGGGCATCGTGCAAAACGACATCAAGCGCGTGGTGGCTTATTCGACGCTCTCGCAGCTGGGCTACATGACGGTGGCGCTTGGCGTGTCGGCCTATTCCGCGGGCATCTTTCACCTGATGACGCACGCCTTCTTCAAGGCCTTGCTGTTCCTCGGATCGGGCTCGGTCATCATCGCGATGCACCACAACCAGGACATGCGCTGGATGGGCGGCCTGCGCAAGTACATGCCGATCACCTGGATCACTTTCCTGCTCGGCACCCTGGCGCTGGTAGCCACGCCTTTCTTCTCTGGCTTCTACTCCAAGGACACGATCATCGAAGCCACGGCAGAGAGCCTGCTGCCGGGCGCGGGTTTCGCCCACTTTGCGGTGGTTGCCGGCGTGTTCGTGACCGCGCTGTATTCCTTTCGCGCCTATTTCATGGTCTTTCACGGCCCCGAGCGCTACGACCAGAATCCCGAGCCGCACCACGACCACGACGCCCACGGGCACGGCAGCGACAAGCCGCATGAGACGCCCTGGGTGATCACCGTGCCGCTGATCCTGCTGGCCATCCCTTCGGTGGTCATTGGCTACCCCTACATCGAGCCCATGCTCTACGGCAACTTCTTTGGCGAGTCCATCCAGGTGCTGGCCGCCCATCCGACGATGGAGCTGCTCAAGCAGGGCTTTCACGGGCCGATGGCGATGGCGCTGCACGCGGTGCAGACCTTGCCCTTCTGGCTGGCGCTGGCGGGCTTTGCCGTCGCCTACTACTGCTACATGGTCAACACCGCCTTGCCGGCCAAGGCGGCAAACGCGCTCAAGCCCGTCTATACGCTTCTGGTCAACAAGTTCTACATCGACTGGATCAACGAGAACATCATCATGCGCGGCGCGCGCATGCTCGGCACCGGCCTGTGGAAGGGGGCAGACCA
- a CDS encoding NADH-quinone oxidoreductase subunit J has translation MDAQAGFFYLFSAVLLYAALRVVTARNPVHAVLHLILAFSQASGIWLLLKAEFLAIVLVLVYVGAVMVLFVFIVMMLDIRIDTLRSSLWSHLPLAAFVGGLIAFEMAAVLMTGFRGVDEPKALAAAVDAAGRLVPYSNTRELGKLLYSEYLYPIEVAAMILLVAMIAAIALTLRHRKDTKAIDASLAVRVRPQDRLVVVKLPVTQPAAPLPEVPAPAAAEENKA, from the coding sequence ATGGACGCTCAAGCCGGCTTCTTCTATCTGTTTTCCGCCGTGCTGCTGTACGCCGCGCTGCGCGTCGTGACCGCGCGCAACCCGGTGCATGCGGTGCTGCACCTGATCCTGGCCTTTTCCCAGGCTTCGGGCATCTGGCTGCTGCTCAAGGCAGAGTTCCTGGCCATCGTGCTGGTGCTGGTCTACGTCGGCGCGGTCATGGTGTTGTTCGTCTTCATCGTGATGATGCTGGACATTCGCATCGATACGCTGCGCAGCAGCCTCTGGAGCCATCTGCCGCTGGCGGCCTTTGTCGGCGGCCTCATCGCCTTCGAGATGGCGGCCGTGCTGATGACCGGCTTTCGCGGCGTGGATGAGCCCAAGGCCTTGGCGGCGGCGGTCGATGCGGCCGGGCGGCTGGTGCCCTACTCGAACACCCGCGAACTGGGCAAGCTGCTCTACAGCGAATACCTCTATCCCATCGAGGTCGCGGCCATGATCCTGCTGGTGGCGATGATCGCCGCCATTGCGTTGACCCTGCGCCATCGCAAGGACACCAAGGCGATCGACGCTTCGCTCGCGGTGCGCGTGCGCCCGCAGGACCGCCTGGTCGTGGTCAAGCTGCCGGTGACCCAGCCTGCGGCGCCGCTGCCCGAAGTCCCCGCGCCGGCCGCTGCCGAGGAGAACAAAGCATGA